The segment AGCGCGCCAGGTGTCCAGCAGGGGCCGCCCTCCCGCCGCCCTGTATATATAGAGCCGCAGCAGCGCCCGGCAGCAGTCAGTGTCATTAGCAGGCAGCAGCAGCGGGCAGTGCCAGGCGGGGGGCTCAGGACTCTGACACCAGCAGCGCGAGCAGCAGCATCCCGAGTCCGCCCGAGCTCACCCTGGATTCCCGGAGCTCGTCACCATGCTTGGCTGGCTATAGGAGCTCCATGGAACTAGCCAACTTCTACGAGGCGGAGTCCCGGCAGCCCATGAGCGCCCAGCAGCCCGCTGCCTACGGCTACAGGGAGCCCCCGGCCGCCGGGGACCTGAGCGAGCTGTGCGAGAACGAGAACTCCATAGACATCAGCGCCTACATCGACCCTGCAGCCTTCAACGACGAGTTCCTGGCCGACCTGTTCCACAGCAGCAAGCAGGACCGAGCCAAGGCCATGGACTACCAGCCCCAGCAGCAGGTGGGCCACCCCCAGAGCTATGGCTGCCTGGCCAACTACATGGACACCAAGCTGGACAGCAGCCTCAGACCCCTGGTCATCAAGCAagagcccagggaggaggaggaagccaaCAGGGCATCCCTGGCTGCCCTCTACCCCCACCATGCCCCCCAGCACCCTTCCCACCTGCAGTACCAGGTGGCCCACTGCGCCCAGACCACCATGCACCTGCAGTCCGGGCACCCAACTCCACCGCCGACGCCTGTGCCGAGTCCTcaccaccaacaccaccaccacccagCC is part of the Pseudophryne corroboree isolate aPseCor3 chromosome 11, aPseCor3.hap2, whole genome shotgun sequence genome and harbors:
- the CEBPA gene encoding CCAAT/enhancer-binding protein alpha, with the translated sequence MELANFYEAESRQPMSAQQPAAYGYREPPAAGDLSELCENENSIDISAYIDPAAFNDEFLADLFHSSKQDRAKAMDYQPQQQVGHPQSYGCLANYMDTKLDSSLRPLVIKQEPREEEEANRASLAALYPHHAPQHPSHLQYQVAHCAQTTMHLQSGHPTPPPTPVPSPHHQHHHHPAHPRLLHHQLPASSGKGMSSSSSSSSSSSSSSSSETRGKSKKWVDKNSNEYRVRRERNNIAVRKSRDKAKMRNAETQQKVMELSNENDRLRKRVEQLSRELETLRGIFRQLPESSLVKVMGNCA